A window from Xiphophorus maculatus strain JP 163 A chromosome 17, X_maculatus-5.0-male, whole genome shotgun sequence encodes these proteins:
- the glt8d2 gene encoding glycosyltransferase 8 domain-containing protein 2 isoform X4 — protein MPLLKKINQVLIVLLLLLACLLLHSSLKPSTQLQKAHRQSHGLTADLPAEEAKTDDVVPVIICASEERTGATMATINSIISNTDSSVFFYIVTLRDAVKIARRYIEKTKLKVIQYKILEFNPMVLKGKVKPDSSRPDLLHPLNFVRFYLPLLGISHRRVIYVDDDVIVQGDIKDLYNIKLKAGHAAAFASDCDLPSTHEMVRSIGMQTTYMGFLDYRKQEVKDLAINPNHCSFNPGVFVAEIKEWKKQKITKQLERWMEKNFRQNIYSSAMAGGVATPPMLIVFHDKYTALDPLWHVRHLGWSPDARYAESFLQGAHLLHWNGPFKPWNDPAVHSDLWERWFIPDPSGRFTLTRPGSDS, from the exons ATGCCTCTCCTAAAAAAAA TCAACCAGGTTCTTAttgtgctgctgttgctgctggcATGTTTGCTTCTCCATAGTTCACTGAAACCCTCCACTCAACTACAAAAAG CACACAGGCAGAGCCATGGTTTAACAGCTGACCTCCCAGCAGAAGAGGCTAAAACAGATGATGTTGTTCCTGTTATCATCTGTGCCTCCGAGGAGCGTACTGGGGCAACCATGGCAACCATCAACAGCATCATTAGTAACACAGATTCCAGTGTTTTCTTCTACATTGTTACTCTGCGTGATGCAGTCAAAATAGCAAG GAGGTATATAGAGAAGACCAAGCTGAAAGTCATCCAGTATAAGATTTTAGAATTTAACCCTATGGTTCTAAAAGGAAAGGTGAAGCCAGATTCTTCTCGTCCTGATCTCCTTCATCCA CttaattttgtcagattttacCTACCTCTACTAGGGATCAGCCACAGGAGAGTCATATATGTGGACGACGATGTCATTGTGCAGG GTGACATTAAGGACCTTTACAATATAAAGCTGAAAGCAGGACATGCTGCTGCTTTTGCCTCTGACTGTGACTTACCCTCCACACATGAGATGGTTCGAAGCATTGGCATGCAG ACCACCTACATGGGCTTCCTGGACTACAGAAAGCAAGAAGTGAAAGACTTGGCCATCAACCCCAACCACTGCTCCTTTAACCCCGGAGTATTTGTCGCAGAAATTAAAGAGTGGAAGAAGCAGAAGATCACCAAACAGCTGGAGAGATGGATGGAGAAGAATTTTAG gcagaacatttacagcagTGCTATGGCAGGAGGCGTGGCCACTCCGCCCATGCTTATAGTGTTTCATGACAAATACACAGCGCTGGATCCTCTTTGGCATGTCAGACACCTGG gCTGGAGCCCCGATGCACGCTATGCAGAGAGCTTCCTGCAGGGGGCACACCTGCTGCACTGGAATGGCCCATTCAAACCATGGAATGACCCAGCCGTCCACTCGGATCTGTGGGAAAGGTGGTTCATACCTGACCCGTCTGGAAGATTCACTTTGACTCGGCCTGGCAGTGACAGCTAA
- the glt8d2 gene encoding glycosyltransferase 8 domain-containing protein 2 isoform X3 has product MKVNQVLIVLLLLLACLLLHSSLKPSTQLQKAHRQSHGLTADLPAEEAKTDDVVPVIICASEERTGATMATINSIISNTDSSVFFYIVTLRDAVKIARRYIEKTKLKVIQYKILEFNPMVLKGKVKPDSSRPDLLHPLNFVRFYLPLLGISHRRVIYVDDDVIVQGDIKDLYNIKLKAGHAAAFASDCDLPSTHEMVRSIGMQLVPQTTYMGFLDYRKQEVKDLAINPNHCSFNPGVFVAEIKEWKKQKITKQLERWMEKNFRQNIYSSAMAGGVATPPMLIVFHDKYTALDPLWHVRHLGWSPDARYAESFLQGAHLLHWNGPFKPWNDPAVHSDLWERWFIPDPSGRFTLTRPGSDS; this is encoded by the exons ATGAAAG TCAACCAGGTTCTTAttgtgctgctgttgctgctggcATGTTTGCTTCTCCATAGTTCACTGAAACCCTCCACTCAACTACAAAAAG CACACAGGCAGAGCCATGGTTTAACAGCTGACCTCCCAGCAGAAGAGGCTAAAACAGATGATGTTGTTCCTGTTATCATCTGTGCCTCCGAGGAGCGTACTGGGGCAACCATGGCAACCATCAACAGCATCATTAGTAACACAGATTCCAGTGTTTTCTTCTACATTGTTACTCTGCGTGATGCAGTCAAAATAGCAAG GAGGTATATAGAGAAGACCAAGCTGAAAGTCATCCAGTATAAGATTTTAGAATTTAACCCTATGGTTCTAAAAGGAAAGGTGAAGCCAGATTCTTCTCGTCCTGATCTCCTTCATCCA CttaattttgtcagattttacCTACCTCTACTAGGGATCAGCCACAGGAGAGTCATATATGTGGACGACGATGTCATTGTGCAGG GTGACATTAAGGACCTTTACAATATAAAGCTGAAAGCAGGACATGCTGCTGCTTTTGCCTCTGACTGTGACTTACCCTCCACACATGAGATGGTTCGAAGCATTGGCATGCAG ctTGTTCCTCAGACCACCTACATGGGCTTCCTGGACTACAGAAAGCAAGAAGTGAAAGACTTGGCCATCAACCCCAACCACTGCTCCTTTAACCCCGGAGTATTTGTCGCAGAAATTAAAGAGTGGAAGAAGCAGAAGATCACCAAACAGCTGGAGAGATGGATGGAGAAGAATTTTAG gcagaacatttacagcagTGCTATGGCAGGAGGCGTGGCCACTCCGCCCATGCTTATAGTGTTTCATGACAAATACACAGCGCTGGATCCTCTTTGGCATGTCAGACACCTGG gCTGGAGCCCCGATGCACGCTATGCAGAGAGCTTCCTGCAGGGGGCACACCTGCTGCACTGGAATGGCCCATTCAAACCATGGAATGACCCAGCCGTCCACTCGGATCTGTGGGAAAGGTGGTTCATACCTGACCCGTCTGGAAGATTCACTTTGACTCGGCCTGGCAGTGACAGCTAA
- the glt8d2 gene encoding glycosyltransferase 8 domain-containing protein 2 isoform X1 has protein sequence MLTLNSFHVSVNQVLIVLLLLLACLLLHSSLKPSTQLQKAHRQSHGLTADLPAEEAKTDDVVPVIICASEERTGATMATINSIISNTDSSVFFYIVTLRDAVKIARRYIEKTKLKVIQYKILEFNPMVLKGKVKPDSSRPDLLHPLNFVRFYLPLLGISHRRVIYVDDDVIVQGDIKDLYNIKLKAGHAAAFASDCDLPSTHEMVRSIGMQLVPQTTYMGFLDYRKQEVKDLAINPNHCSFNPGVFVAEIKEWKKQKITKQLERWMEKNFRQNIYSSAMAGGVATPPMLIVFHDKYTALDPLWHVRHLGWSPDARYAESFLQGAHLLHWNGPFKPWNDPAVHSDLWERWFIPDPSGRFTLTRPGSDS, from the exons ATGTTGACTCTCAACTCTTTCCATGTGTCAGTCAACCAGGTTCTTAttgtgctgctgttgctgctggcATGTTTGCTTCTCCATAGTTCACTGAAACCCTCCACTCAACTACAAAAAG CACACAGGCAGAGCCATGGTTTAACAGCTGACCTCCCAGCAGAAGAGGCTAAAACAGATGATGTTGTTCCTGTTATCATCTGTGCCTCCGAGGAGCGTACTGGGGCAACCATGGCAACCATCAACAGCATCATTAGTAACACAGATTCCAGTGTTTTCTTCTACATTGTTACTCTGCGTGATGCAGTCAAAATAGCAAG GAGGTATATAGAGAAGACCAAGCTGAAAGTCATCCAGTATAAGATTTTAGAATTTAACCCTATGGTTCTAAAAGGAAAGGTGAAGCCAGATTCTTCTCGTCCTGATCTCCTTCATCCA CttaattttgtcagattttacCTACCTCTACTAGGGATCAGCCACAGGAGAGTCATATATGTGGACGACGATGTCATTGTGCAGG GTGACATTAAGGACCTTTACAATATAAAGCTGAAAGCAGGACATGCTGCTGCTTTTGCCTCTGACTGTGACTTACCCTCCACACATGAGATGGTTCGAAGCATTGGCATGCAG ctTGTTCCTCAGACCACCTACATGGGCTTCCTGGACTACAGAAAGCAAGAAGTGAAAGACTTGGCCATCAACCCCAACCACTGCTCCTTTAACCCCGGAGTATTTGTCGCAGAAATTAAAGAGTGGAAGAAGCAGAAGATCACCAAACAGCTGGAGAGATGGATGGAGAAGAATTTTAG gcagaacatttacagcagTGCTATGGCAGGAGGCGTGGCCACTCCGCCCATGCTTATAGTGTTTCATGACAAATACACAGCGCTGGATCCTCTTTGGCATGTCAGACACCTGG gCTGGAGCCCCGATGCACGCTATGCAGAGAGCTTCCTGCAGGGGGCACACCTGCTGCACTGGAATGGCCCATTCAAACCATGGAATGACCCAGCCGTCCACTCGGATCTGTGGGAAAGGTGGTTCATACCTGACCCGTCTGGAAGATTCACTTTGACTCGGCCTGGCAGTGACAGCTAA
- the glt8d2 gene encoding glycosyltransferase 8 domain-containing protein 2 isoform X2, which translates to MLTLNSFHVSVNQVLIVLLLLLACLLLHSSLKPSTQLQKAHRQSHGLTADLPAEEAKTDDVVPVIICASEERTGATMATINSIISNTDSSVFFYIVTLRDAVKIARRYIEKTKLKVIQYKILEFNPMVLKGKVKPDSSRPDLLHPLNFVRFYLPLLGISHRRVIYVDDDVIVQGDIKDLYNIKLKAGHAAAFASDCDLPSTHEMVRSIGMQTTYMGFLDYRKQEVKDLAINPNHCSFNPGVFVAEIKEWKKQKITKQLERWMEKNFRQNIYSSAMAGGVATPPMLIVFHDKYTALDPLWHVRHLGWSPDARYAESFLQGAHLLHWNGPFKPWNDPAVHSDLWERWFIPDPSGRFTLTRPGSDS; encoded by the exons ATGTTGACTCTCAACTCTTTCCATGTGTCAGTCAACCAGGTTCTTAttgtgctgctgttgctgctggcATGTTTGCTTCTCCATAGTTCACTGAAACCCTCCACTCAACTACAAAAAG CACACAGGCAGAGCCATGGTTTAACAGCTGACCTCCCAGCAGAAGAGGCTAAAACAGATGATGTTGTTCCTGTTATCATCTGTGCCTCCGAGGAGCGTACTGGGGCAACCATGGCAACCATCAACAGCATCATTAGTAACACAGATTCCAGTGTTTTCTTCTACATTGTTACTCTGCGTGATGCAGTCAAAATAGCAAG GAGGTATATAGAGAAGACCAAGCTGAAAGTCATCCAGTATAAGATTTTAGAATTTAACCCTATGGTTCTAAAAGGAAAGGTGAAGCCAGATTCTTCTCGTCCTGATCTCCTTCATCCA CttaattttgtcagattttacCTACCTCTACTAGGGATCAGCCACAGGAGAGTCATATATGTGGACGACGATGTCATTGTGCAGG GTGACATTAAGGACCTTTACAATATAAAGCTGAAAGCAGGACATGCTGCTGCTTTTGCCTCTGACTGTGACTTACCCTCCACACATGAGATGGTTCGAAGCATTGGCATGCAG ACCACCTACATGGGCTTCCTGGACTACAGAAAGCAAGAAGTGAAAGACTTGGCCATCAACCCCAACCACTGCTCCTTTAACCCCGGAGTATTTGTCGCAGAAATTAAAGAGTGGAAGAAGCAGAAGATCACCAAACAGCTGGAGAGATGGATGGAGAAGAATTTTAG gcagaacatttacagcagTGCTATGGCAGGAGGCGTGGCCACTCCGCCCATGCTTATAGTGTTTCATGACAAATACACAGCGCTGGATCCTCTTTGGCATGTCAGACACCTGG gCTGGAGCCCCGATGCACGCTATGCAGAGAGCTTCCTGCAGGGGGCACACCTGCTGCACTGGAATGGCCCATTCAAACCATGGAATGACCCAGCCGTCCACTCGGATCTGTGGGAAAGGTGGTTCATACCTGACCCGTCTGGAAGATTCACTTTGACTCGGCCTGGCAGTGACAGCTAA